In Pseudoalteromonas xiamenensis, the following are encoded in one genomic region:
- the hpf gene encoding ribosome hibernation promoting factor: MQLNLTGRHVEITDSLRDYVNSKFAKLERHFDHINNVHVILDVEKLTHKAEATLHVNGGELFASTEHQDMYAAIDLLLDKLDRQVIKHKEKMTRH; this comes from the coding sequence ATGCAACTAAATCTAACTGGTCGTCACGTAGAAATCACAGATTCTTTAAGAGACTATGTAAACAGTAAGTTTGCGAAGCTGGAGCGACATTTTGATCACATCAATAATGTTCACGTTATATTAGATGTTGAAAAACTCACGCATAAAGCAGAAGCAACTCTACATGTAAATGGTGGGGAACTCTTTGCATCAACGGAACACCAGGACATGTACGCGGCCATCGATTTACTCTTGGATAAGTTGGACCGTCAAGTAATAAAACATAAAGAAAAGATGACTCGACACTAA
- the ptsN gene encoding PTS IIA-like nitrogen regulatory protein PtsN, with product MKLSELISKDCTKAAVLFTSKKRVLEYLSELAQQQLPEVDQHEILDALLAREKLGSTGIGKGVALPHGRLIGIEKPLVMILTNQEAIDYDAIDNRPVDVFVGLIVPEGEHQSHLKTLATIADKLRDKEYCRRLRHAQTDEELFEVLDS from the coding sequence ATGAAACTTAGCGAACTCATTTCAAAGGACTGCACGAAAGCTGCAGTCCTTTTTACTAGTAAAAAGCGCGTTCTAGAATATCTTAGTGAATTAGCACAACAGCAGCTTCCAGAAGTAGATCAGCATGAAATCCTTGATGCTCTGCTTGCTCGAGAAAAACTGGGAAGCACAGGAATTGGTAAAGGTGTTGCTCTTCCGCATGGGCGTTTAATCGGTATAGAAAAGCCGCTCGTCATGATCCTTACGAACCAAGAAGCGATTGATTACGATGCAATAGACAATCGTCCAGTCGACGTATTTGTTGGACTGATCGTACCAGAAGGGGAACATCAATCACATCTAAAGACCTTAGCCACTATCGCTGATAAACTTAGGGACAAAGAATACTGTCGTCGTTTACGACATGCACAAACAGATGAAGAATTGTTTGAGGTACTGGATAGCTAA
- the rapZ gene encoding RNase adapter RapZ, protein MELIIISGRSGSGKSVALRVLEDLGFYCVDNIPVNLLPSLVRISADNYDKVAVSIDVRNLPKEQQEFNEIFEYLPQFAKPTLFYLDSDDHTLIRRFSETRRLHPLSINSLPLDMAIAQEKVLLDVIINRADVLIDTTDMSVHQLAETIREKILGKKDKTLIITFMSFGFKHGIPKEADYVFDARFLPNPHWEPELKPLTGLDQPVKDYLANHSIVQKFTWQIQTFVQTWLPHLERNNRSYLTIAIGCTGGQHRSVYLAQTIGESFQTMHSNVKIRHREQPNHAS, encoded by the coding sequence ATGGAACTTATAATTATCAGTGGTCGCTCTGGATCCGGAAAGTCAGTTGCATTAAGAGTCTTAGAAGACTTAGGGTTTTATTGCGTAGATAATATTCCTGTTAATTTATTACCTTCTCTTGTGCGTATATCTGCCGATAACTATGACAAAGTGGCAGTAAGCATTGACGTCCGTAACCTACCAAAAGAACAACAAGAATTTAATGAAATCTTCGAATACTTACCGCAGTTTGCTAAACCAACCTTATTTTATTTAGACAGTGATGATCATACGTTAATTCGCCGATTTTCTGAAACTCGCCGACTTCACCCTCTTTCAATCAACAGTCTTCCACTGGATATGGCTATTGCGCAAGAGAAAGTATTATTAGACGTTATCATCAATCGAGCAGATGTTCTCATCGATACAACAGACATGAGCGTACATCAACTTGCAGAGACGATTAGAGAGAAAATCTTAGGTAAGAAAGATAAAACGCTCATCATTACCTTTATGTCATTTGGCTTCAAACATGGAATTCCAAAAGAAGCGGATTACGTTTTTGATGCTCGTTTCTTGCCAAATCCGCATTGGGAACCTGAATTAAAACCGTTGACCGGCCTCGATCAACCCGTAAAAGATTATCTCGCCAACCACAGTATTGTGCAAAAATTCACATGGCAAATTCAGACGTTTGTACAAACGTGGCTGCCACATTTAGAGCGCAATAACCGCAGCTATCTCACCATTGCTATTGGATGTACAGGTGGCCAACATCGTTCCGTGTATCTTGCCCAAACGATTGGTGAAAGTTTCCAAACCATGCACAGCAACGTAAAAATTCGCCATAGAGAGCAACCCAATCATGCGAGTTGA
- the lptB gene encoding LPS export ABC transporter ATP-binding protein has translation MSTLRAEFLAKSYKGRQVVKNVGLSIEAGSIVGLLGPNGAGKTTTFYMIVGLVPSDKGTIHIDDQDITLLPMHSRARLGIGYLPQESSIFRKLTVYQNLMAILETRKDLNKAGREQILNELLDEFNIQHIRDSLGMALSGGERRRVEIARALAASPKFILLDEPFAGVDPISVLDIKKIIEHLKNRGIGVLITDHNVRETLDVCEKAYIVSHGELIAAGPPESVLANQTVRDVYLGEQFRL, from the coding sequence ATGAGTACGTTACGCGCAGAATTCCTAGCAAAAAGTTATAAGGGAAGGCAAGTCGTAAAGAACGTCGGCTTGAGTATCGAAGCGGGCAGCATTGTTGGCTTACTCGGTCCAAATGGCGCTGGAAAAACCACAACGTTTTATATGATTGTTGGTTTGGTTCCAAGTGACAAAGGAACGATTCATATCGACGATCAAGATATCACTTTGTTGCCAATGCATAGTCGAGCGCGATTAGGTATTGGTTATTTACCACAAGAATCGTCTATCTTTCGAAAACTGACCGTCTATCAAAATTTGATGGCGATCCTTGAGACTCGTAAAGATCTCAACAAAGCTGGCCGTGAGCAAATCCTTAATGAACTTCTTGATGAGTTTAATATTCAACATATTAGAGATAGTTTGGGTATGGCTTTATCCGGTGGAGAGCGTCGTCGAGTTGAAATTGCTCGCGCTTTAGCCGCTTCGCCAAAATTTATCCTTTTAGATGAGCCTTTTGCTGGCGTTGATCCCATTTCAGTGTTAGATATAAAGAAAATAATCGAACACCTAAAAAATCGTGGTATCGGCGTACTCATCACGGACCACAACGTAAGAGAAACATTAGATGTCTGTGAAAAGGCCTACATTGTTTCTCATGGTGAATTAATCGCGGCAGGCCCCCCTGAATCCGTTTTGGCAAATCAAACCGTCCGCGATGTCTACCTAGGCGAACAATTCAGGCTATAG
- a CDS encoding HPr family phosphocarrier protein, with the protein MRVENTFLIKNKLGLHARAATVLAQLAMQFDAQITLYQDDKMAEGDSVLALMLLESSQGKEIKVICEGPDAEPALDAIGELIDDRFHESE; encoded by the coding sequence ATGCGAGTTGAGAACACGTTTTTAATTAAAAATAAACTAGGTTTACATGCGCGCGCAGCCACGGTTTTAGCGCAACTAGCCATGCAGTTCGATGCACAAATTACGCTGTATCAGGACGATAAAATGGCAGAAGGCGATAGTGTTCTCGCATTAATGTTACTCGAAAGCAGCCAAGGCAAAGAAATTAAAGTTATTTGTGAAGGACCCGATGCGGAACCTGCTTTGGATGCAATAGGGGAACTTATCGACGATCGTTTCCATGAATCTGAATAA